One part of the Quercus lobata isolate SW786 chromosome 7, ValleyOak3.0 Primary Assembly, whole genome shotgun sequence genome encodes these proteins:
- the LOC115951758 gene encoding uncharacterized protein LOC115951758: MAQETQDVEEKKWPPHIEHLFIDLMVDEQQKGNMEHGVFKAKVWLSITKILNEHTGKDFTPKQVKDKHNRLRQKQRKWGQLLRHTGLGWDETTQTVTASDEVWANVIAGDNKAAALRKKGCPNYEKLKQLFAPNTATGSLQISSNTPAPDSDEERVLEEELANEEREAHRTQLDNDDCYNPNMEGVTQDDPTVDEQTQHADKRPMQEPSTKGKKVAKKNDRASEMTMALQEYTALARERFSKKKGKSFGSSDHVAQSASGGDPCSLGRALEVLNQYTDLDDDTYLNVAEALQKKEKRVLFMGMPEQRRKRFMERYAQPPDN; the protein is encoded by the exons ATGGCACAAGAAACACAGGATGTTGAGGAGAAAAAGTGGCCTCCCCACATTGAACATCTTTTCATTGACCTCATGGTCGATGAACAACAAAAGGGGAACATGGAACATGGTGTCTTTAAGGCCAAAGTTTGGTTATCAATTACGAAAATCCTAAATGAGCATACTGGGAAGGATTTCACCCCTAAGCAAGTGAAAGACAAGCATAATAGGCTTaggcaaaaacaaagaaagtggGGCCAGCTTTTGAGGCATACCGGGTTGGGGTGGGATGAGACAACCCAAACGGTGACGGCTTCTGATGAGGTGTGGGCTAACGTGATTGCG GGGGATAATAAGGCAGCTGCATTACGGAAGAAAGGGTGTCCTAATTATGAGAAGCTGAAGCAACTTTTTGCCCCTAATACTGCAACTGGTTCCCTTCAAATTTCCTCAAACACGCCAGCCCCAGATAGTGATGAAGAGCGTGTCCTGGAAGAGGAACTTGCCAATGAGGAACGTGAGGCACATCGTACCCAGTTGGATAATGATGATTGCTACAATCCCAACATGGAGGGCGTAACCCAAGACGATCCCACTGTTGATGAGCAAACCCAACACGCGGACAAACGTCCCATGCAAGAGCCTAGTACCAAGGGGAAAAAGGTTGCTAAGAAGAATGATAGGGCTAGTGAGATGACCATGGCTCTACAAGAGTACACTGCCTTAGCAAGGGAAaggttttccaaaaaaaagggaaagtcaTTTGGTAGCTCTGATCATGTTGCACAATCCGCCAGTGGTGGCGATCCTTGCTCACTTGGGAGAGCTTTAGAAGTGCTGAATCAGTATACTGATCTTGATGATGACACCTACCTTAATGTCGCCGAGGCTCTccaaaagaaggagaaaagagTGTTGTTCATGGGCATGCCCGAGCAAAGGAGGAAGAGGTTTATGGAGCGCTACGCTCAGCCGCCGGATAACTAA